From the Theropithecus gelada isolate Dixy chromosome 16, Tgel_1.0, whole genome shotgun sequence genome, the window gttggaagaagaagaatgacaTGGGCTCAGGACACACAGTGAGGACTCATGTCTAATGGCCAAAACTTCCATCTTCAGTTTTTCTGATGACAAGCCCTCAACCCCAAGTCTTCCCTCTCAAGTTGAGTTTATGGTCCAGGCTACCTGGAcagagcaggagggaggcagTGCTTGGATCAGCCCTGAACTGCTGTAGTTGGAATGGGTTTATCTTAAATAGGTCATTGCACATAACACGCTGAGACaaagagggtggggtgggggccggAGGTGTGGATGGTCCACACGCACACTTGTCTGTATAGGCTTGCTCAACCCAGCCCAGCAGTACCGGAGAGCCCCTCCCGAACTCATTCGTAAGAACCTAGACCCAGCTCTGCTCACCAATGTCTCCAGCTGCACAGAGAAAGGACGGCTCTCTCAAGGGTGAAGATGGAGATGACATTCCCGAGTCATTCTTGGGAGCCCCAGCTACCCCTGCAGCCCCCTCCCACTCTCAGGGATGCAGCTGTGATGGAGAGGTTgggtatttaaattaaaaagtagaaagacagCAGGCACCAATAAGAGAGCCCCCACCCCACACGAGAGGGAAGGCATTGCTGCTCCTCCCCCAATCCTCCCCATGGACCCAGCAACCTAGAGTGTCCCAGTAGGCAACCTGTCCACCGTCCCTGAGCAGGGAGCTGAGAGGGAGGTCAATGTGCTGGCGCCATGCAGTGCCAGGCCACCTGCCATTGTCCACGGTGGCCCAGGGTAGAAGCCAAGAATCTGGCATTTTGAGGCAGAGAGGAGCAAAAAGTTCTCTTCAGAAACTCCTCTTTCCCCCACCTCTTCCACGTGGAGACATCAGACACCCATAGCCTGGAACGTCCCCCTGACAGAAGGAGGTCAGGGTGTTTCCCATGCAGATCAGCAGTCGGGTGGGGGAGACCGGCGCCCCACCACTTCCTGGGAGTGGTGCCCAGGCAGCCACAGGCCGTGGGGTGAAAGGGCTGCGAACTACTCCCCTGGGCTATTTGTTAGTCTCCGTCAGCTTGGCCTCTGTGTCGCTGTCACTCAGATAGCTGTGGGAGTATCGGGGTCTGGAGGTGTTGTCGAGAGGGTCGTGCTCATCATCTGACCGGTCAGGGGCAAGGGACTTCCAGTAGCTGGTGGGGCTGCAGGGACAGAGGAATAAGGTTAGGGACAATGACACTCCTCCATTAAGCACTCACGCCTTTGGTTCTGGAGGCCCACAAAGCTGCGTCAGAGCACTCCCCAAAAGCCAAACATTGTGAAGTAAAAACCTTCCTTGGCTTACTTGGAAGATACTCAAAGCGGTAAGAGGAAGGCGACTCTGGAAGCTTTTAAAGCTCCGAGGAAAGGGATGCTGAGAGCAGTGAGTCTCGGACTCAAGCGTGCATAAGAATCTGATGCAGGCTCCTGGGCCTTTCCTCTTAGAAACCTTGAATCGCTGGCTCCTGGGTACAACCCAGGAATTCTGCATTTTCAGTCCTTCCCCAGAAGGCTCTGAAGCAGGCAGTCCATGAACCACATTGGCCTGGAGACTGGAGGTCTGGTGATTACAACTTGTCTAGGGTAGGGACTCTCTTAGGCGAGTAATTCCTAAAAAGATTCCTTCTGAGAAGGAGGCCCTTTCCCCGTCAAATACTCCCGGCTCTGAACCCTTTCCCCTGAGGCCTGTGAGGATTTTTACCTTTGACCATGCCATCATCTACAAAcaagaaatggaggctcaggaaagagaggctgggaagacCTGTTTCAGGGTGGCccaaggggaaaagcccctttcTTGGTACAATAACATAACTCAGAGTCTTCATCAGGCCACTGGCTCTGGAGGCCTCCAGCTATCCCGGATGTGAAGCGGCCTCTTCCCCCGGATGGAGCAGGATCATGGCACTGAACAGGGAAGAGGGGACCTCATCTCACAGCTCCATTCACCTTCTCCTTTCTCCCAAAGCCTTGGGACCACCTTTCCCtactcctcctgcctccactgcCTCTGTCGGTTCAAGTGCACTCTCGTTTCAACACCACTGGAGAAAACACAGCCCAGTGTGGCTCCTCTCCTACTGGTGCCCCACGCTGAGTGTGGTCCCTGGAGCTGCAGCCCTGCCTCCAGATCCTAGGGTTCCAACTTGGGCAAGCAGGAGTTCCATGTTCCCTGCTGCCTATAATTCTGACTTAAGAAGCGAAAAGGCCCTTTGTGTACTAGCCCTTTTAAAGTTCTAACCCCAAACCAAAAGAGGAGTCGTCAAGGTTCTGCAGAAAGAACCTTCTTCTTAGCTTTTCCCAAGGTGGCAGTGAGAGATGCAGAGGGCAAGATTTGGTCACTGAGCACTCCTCTGTGTAAGACACAGCCTAGGCATGTGAGATGGGCTATCTTATTgttcacaataaccctatgaaaTATTACGAGGAAGCCagtaaaaaaagatgaaaggatcttcctcaaggccacacagccagtatGTAAACTTGAATCTGGGACTCTTAGACCTCAAAGACTTTGGACGACTTCACCCTGCCAGCCACTCGATTGGATGacctgagaggaaaaaaaaaccacacacaagaCCAAACCTGAATTCTCCTGCTCGCTTGGGCGAGAGCCCAGGGGTTGTATGAAGAGATGTCGGTCTCTATCCCTGGGGGAAAGGAAGAGGCTGATAGAATACATGTTCAATTATGCAAAATGGTTCAGGAATGGGGCAGTCTGGTTAATACTTATCGTATTTCTCATGAATGAATTACCATTTTTAAAGGAATCAGGATAGCACAAAACACATTTAACACAAACTAGACTGAACATAAATGAGTCTTACTTTGATAGGACAAAGTATAGACCTATCAAagcaaagacaaaattataaagcTCACTGATGACTGtgtaacatagaaaaaaattgggGTTATTTTAGCTTTGGGGTTGTTTCAATTCTAAATTAGTGGGAGCCTGGTTTGGTTctcattttttacataaaatttctgGGCACTGAGGGCTATGGTCTGCTGTTAGGCTAACGAGCGCCTGGCTTTGTGGAAAGACAGTGGGGTTACTTTGTACGTGGAGGGGGGTGAGACAGATGCCAGGGCTAGAATCCAGATGCAAATGAGAGGCTGCTGGCGAGCTCCGAGGTGCTGTAAATTGCTGAATCTGGGCCCTCTGGTCCTTTCCATTGCCTCACCTCTTTTTAAGGTGGGGGTTCCACTCCCCAAGCCCACATTCCTGTGCCAGGTAGGCAGACACCTGGATAAATGACAGCCAGGTTTCCATACTGTTTCATCAAGACGCTGGGCAGTGGCAGAGGCTGCTGGGGAGGTGGTAAACTCCATGTCTCTCTCTGCCTTGGGCTGCGGACACATGAGATTGCCCTTGCCTGTAGCTTGGGTGATCGTTAGCCATTCTTAGTGGCTTCCACTGCTCCAGCCATCAGGGAGTCAACAGCAGGCAGCTGCCCTCCTCTCCAGGGCAAGAGTCAGGGTTGGCAATTTGAACATTTTAACCAAATTGTTTAAAAAAGCCTTCCTCCCCACAAGCCAGTGCCTCCTGCTCAGCACTGTCACAAACAATTTGGTACATAAGCTAATTCCCGCCAGGCAAGCCCAGAGCGGCAGCTCCCCTCCCTTGAATGTGCTATGGAAGCTGCGTTCCTGTTGTAAATTCTTGCTGGTCCTCATCAACAGATGGGAAGCTAAGAGACTGCTCCATCCCATGCCCCCACCCCAAAGCCAGATGATGCTGAGCGCCACTGAGGTTCTCCCTCCCCAGGCCTTCTCCCTCTGGCTCCGTGTTGGTTGACTAGGTTCTGGCTTGGTGCCACTCTACCAACACTGAATCCAATCCTCCTTGGAGTGGGTGGTATACAGGGCGTCACAACGACTACAGCTTTCCTGGTGGAAAAGAGGGACTGTGCTCGTGGCTAGTGGAAGAAACAGGCTTTTGGTCTTTTTGTTCTTGCTGGTTGTGGGGTCAAGGGTGATGGTGGGCTGATGGCATTGGGGTCTGAAATCTGCCAGTTGCCAGTCAGTGTGAGATGGCCCAGCTTTAGGCCCATGTCCATCTGGGGGTTGAGACGCAGTGTGCAAAAAGGCCTGGCCCTCTTTGCTTTCCAAACCTCTCTCCCGGGTCCATCAGCTGACTTCCTGCCCTAGGGGTGTAGGGCACTTAGCAGGGCTGCTAAGAGGAAAGCTGAGATGCCTGATCAAATATTTTgactcttgtcttttttttttttttttttttttttgagatggagtctcgctctgtcgcccaggctggagtgcagtggtgcgatctcggttcattgcaacctccgagcttcccgggttcaagcgatctcctgcctctgcctcccaagtagctgggactatagacgtgcgccaccacacccggctaatttttgtatttttagtagagacaggatttcaccatcttggccgggctggtctcaactcctgacctcaggtgatccatctgcctcggcctcccaaggtgctgggattacaggtgtgaacaaccGCACTCGGCCAACTCTTGTCTTACTATGGAGCCAACACTGGTTCCCTAGTACAACAGAGATGCTTCCTGTTCCTCCTGGAGCACCCAGTAACCATCTGCTGCATGGGGGAAGTGACAGAGCAGGGCTGAGCCATTCCACTTGCTCCATTCCTTAAAAGGTCTTACATCAGTCCCTTTTGGTATAATCCATTCAAAGTCAGCCTAGGTGTCCAGCTACTCACAGCACAAGCATGCGACAGGTGTGTTAGTTCATGCATCTGGAAGACAAATGTCTGTGCCCCAGGGGGCTGCACTCGGGGGTCATACTTCCTGGGAAGCAGCAAGCTTGCCCTGGGAGGGCATCATGCTGAAAACAGCTTCACATAAGCAGGGTGATCTAAAATGTCACCACCCACCAGGGAAACTGGCAACAATGGGATTCCAATGAGTCAGGCTCTGCCCTTCTTCCACGGTGGGGGTGTGGGCATAAAAGGCCTAACTGCTAGATCTCCCTCCCCACAGGGAGAAGAGCTGGGGGAGGCAGGGGAGCCAGGAGGGGGCTGTCACTCAGCAGCTGCTAATTTCTATTCATTAGAACCTTACAAGATGAGTAGAACCGAGGTGACGCCCATGTGTGGGCCTTTGGTgggagggctggggagagagCCAGGTATCTCCTGGGTCTGCTGTAGGGTGTGGCACTGTGTGGGCTGTAGCCCTGGGAGCCTTGTACTCCTAGGCTTGAGATCTATGCCAGAGAGGAAGGTAGCTTtgagggggcagggtgggggagggagagctaAGCAAAAGGCCCAATAATAGCTTAGGGCCACTGATGTGCACCAACCACAGCTGCGGTGTCAGTTTGGGACCTTTCCTGGCCCCCAGCCTGTTGGGGCGATGAACGAAAGCTCCTGAATGGGTGCTGCTGGGCACACACAGTAAACATGTTGCCCATGTGCTCTGCACTGGCTGCGTGGAGGAGTAGGTAAGGGCAAGAGTGTTGGAATTGGGCAGACCCCATTCAGACCCTGGCAACAACCCTTCCCAGCTGTGTGTGACCACatggcaagtgacttaacctctccaagcctcagcttCATCTTCTATGAAACAGGGCTACTCAGACCTTTGTTATGGAGTTACTGTGAGGGATAAGTGACTAAAGTGTGGAAGGTATTAAGGACAGTCCCTGGTTCAGGgtcttgtaagtgggagctatgACATCACCAGCGAGTTCGGCTGACGGGGCTCAGGGCTCAGGATGACTGACCAGCTTGGCTGGCCCCTGCATCAAGGCAGCCAGGAGGCTCTCCGAGGCCAGGCATGCCCGAGAGGAATGCGTGTGGGCGCTAAGGTGGCGGCCTGTGGGACAGGGAGCACGTTAGTTCACACCGGGTGGGGCATGCCATGCTGAACCCAGGCCAGGTGCCACCTACTGCGCTAGTCGCTCTCGGGCCGGTACAGGTACCGCATCATCAGGCTGTCCACCTCCTTCTTGcgcttcttttcctccttcctcgaCAGCTGGTGCGTCTGCCCAGTCTCTTCACTTTCTGCAGCTGGGCCCTTCTTCACACTGGAGCGGCTGTGGCTGGAGACGGTGGAGCCGCTAGATGACGACGAGGAGGACTCAGACTCCGTCTCCGTTCTCTTTCTTCTCGACTTAGATTTCTTGCTCTTCCGAGAGCGCCCCTTCTTCCGCCTCTTGTGCTCCGAGGAAGCTtcggagctggagctggagctggagctggagctggagctgctcCTTCTGCTCCTTCGCCGGCTCCGGCTCTTCCGGCCGCTGCGGGACCGGGACACATCAGCAGCAGAGGCGGAGCGGCGGATGCTGGCAGCTCGCTCCGGGGGGTCCAGTTGGGCGCTCCGGGCACTTTGGATGCTCTTCCTGTCATCCTCCTCGGAGTCGGGCTCCAGGCTGCTCCGCTGGAATGGAACAGGCTTGTAGCTCAAGACCTCGTTGATGGCAGCCTCCAGGTCTGGGTCCAGGTAGGAGTGACGGCTGACGGAGCGGACGCTGGAGCTGGGAGGCTCATCCATGGCCGAGGCAGAGCTGCGTGGCCGGGGTGGCACCGACAGACTGCGTGCCAGCGACGGGTGGCTGTACTGCGAGCAGGCCTCGCTCAGGGCCACACTGGCTCGGTCGTCCCATTCCTCTAGGCAGCTGCGGCCCAGGGACAGGCGGGAATCAGGGCTCTCCCGGCCTAGGCCAGAGGCCCGGCTCAGGGAAGGGCTGAGCGTCCTGGTCAGGCTGTCGAGCCGGGAGGTGCTGCGGCGGGAACCAGGCGAGCCCGACAGCGAGAAACTCAGGGAAGAGCCAGCCCTGTCCTCGCCAGAGCCCCGCCGCGTGGCCGAGGAGGCCCGGCTGACGGGTGCAGAGACGGTGGAGGCCCGGCTGAAGTCGGAGCCCCACCGCTTCTCCGGCCCCCG encodes:
- the TIAF1 gene encoding LOW QUALITY PROTEIN: TGFB1-induced anti-apoptotic factor 1 (The sequence of the model RefSeq protein was modified relative to this genomic sequence to represent the inferred CDS: substituted 1 base at 1 genomic stop codon) encodes the protein MSSPSSPLREPSFLCAAGDIGEQSWVXVLTNEFGRGSPVLLGWVEQAYTDKCACGPSTPPAPTPPSLSQRVMCNDLFKINPFQLQQFRADPSTASLLLCPGSLDHKLNLRGKTWG